The Marinilongibacter aquaticus genome has a window encoding:
- a CDS encoding Ig-like domain-containing protein, with translation MINSYPENKTKHFKGQRISLEFDELIDANSLRQELIITPSIEGAYDLKAKPFSIELKFDKPFADSTTYTFNFREGVKDLNERNPAENLKLVFSTGDQIDSLQINGHVDNLWSGENAEDCTLALYDLSSKDTLPLLQRKPKYFVQTDSSGNFSLENLKASEYSLVAFTDKNNNLRFDEKNELFGFDLDTIRLTQNIDGKNLTVYPYQTESPRIQRVLSRQTNFVVRFDRGIQSAKIEFPNEGDSLTYKINNNELTFFNHPNPIDTTLTKLIVEDSLALKFETEQKVYFTSYNQKAPEPGTFRISFKDLKPNSTIKKPKYYDLDFPEPVTSVDYEKIHILSDTSIVESFTPVWLDSSHTQLRLEVQPKATETISLEIESSAITTYKSDTNSTYQLINKVYPQSEFGSISGRFDEFQGQKIAQLINAKGDQIIEQQIFTDEYRFPELLPSTYRIRIIEDKNENGKWDTADFYQQKLPERIFVSKGSIKVKANFILEDLQLK, from the coding sequence GTGATAAATTCTTATCCTGAGAATAAAACCAAGCACTTTAAAGGTCAACGCATAAGTTTGGAATTTGACGAATTAATCGACGCGAATTCCCTTAGACAAGAACTTATCATTACACCATCGATTGAAGGGGCCTACGATTTGAAAGCCAAACCCTTCAGTATTGAATTGAAATTTGATAAGCCCTTCGCCGACAGCACAACTTATACTTTCAATTTCAGGGAGGGTGTGAAGGATCTCAATGAGCGAAACCCTGCCGAAAATTTGAAGCTCGTATTCAGTACTGGTGATCAAATAGATTCACTTCAAATCAACGGCCATGTGGACAATCTTTGGTCTGGTGAAAATGCAGAAGATTGTACTCTTGCTCTTTATGACTTAAGCAGTAAAGATACATTGCCCCTGCTTCAGCGAAAGCCCAAGTATTTTGTGCAAACAGATAGTTCGGGAAATTTTAGTCTTGAAAATTTGAAAGCCTCGGAATACAGCTTGGTTGCCTTCACAGATAAAAATAACAATCTTCGTTTCGATGAGAAAAACGAACTTTTCGGATTTGATTTGGACACCATTCGATTGACCCAAAACATAGACGGCAAAAATTTAACCGTATATCCTTACCAAACCGAAAGCCCAAGAATTCAAAGAGTCTTGTCAAGACAAACAAATTTTGTAGTCCGTTTCGATCGAGGCATTCAATCCGCCAAAATAGAATTTCCAAATGAAGGAGATAGTCTCACATACAAAATCAACAACAACGAGCTTACATTTTTCAATCACCCAAATCCAATCGACACAACACTAACTAAATTGATAGTCGAAGACTCTCTAGCATTAAAATTTGAAACTGAACAAAAAGTATACTTTACCTCCTACAACCAAAAGGCACCGGAGCCAGGCACTTTCCGGATAAGCTTCAAAGATCTAAAACCCAATTCTACAATCAAGAAACCAAAATACTACGACCTCGATTTCCCCGAACCCGTTACTTCCGTTGATTATGAAAAAATACACATCCTTTCCGATACGAGCATTGTAGAAAGTTTTACGCCCGTTTGGCTCGATTCTTCTCATACGCAATTGAGGCTAGAAGTACAACCAAAAGCCACAGAAACTATAAGTCTGGAAATCGAATCATCAGCTATAACTACTTATAAATCAGACACTAATAGTACTTATCAACTTATCAACAAAGTTTATCCACAGTCTGAATTTGGCTCCATCAGTGGGAGATTTGATGAATTTCAAGGACAAAAAATTGCCCAGCTAATCAACGCTAAAGGCGATCAAATAATTGAACAACAAATTTTTACAGACGAATACCGTTTTCCCGAACTTCTGCCAAGTACATACCGCATTCGTATAATTGAAGACAAAAACGAAAATGGCAAATGGGATACGGCCGACTTTTATCAACAAAAGCTGCCGGAAAGAATATTCGTATCAAAGGGAAGCATAAAAGTGAAGGCCAATTTCATTCTCGAAGATTTACAACTGAAATAG